A stretch of DNA from Paenibacillus albus:
GCTCGAAGCGAATATGACGATCGGAGTTCTCGTCGAATTCGACTGCGGGTTTCGCCGAATTGGTCTCGAAACCGGCGAGCAGGTGCTGGAGCTTGCGATGCAGCTTGTTCAGCTGCCTGGCATTGAGATCAGGGGCATCATGACTTTCGGTGGGCAAGCGTATCAGGCAGCCGATGAATCAGAGCTGCTCCGAATCGGGCGGGAGGAAGGTCAGGCGGCTGTCGATACGGCGCAGCTGCTGGTGGATGCGGGCATTGCAGCGGACATCGTAAGCGCAGGCTCCTCTCCAGGCTCGCAGTATACCGCGTTCGTCCCGGGAGTGACGGAGATTCAGCCTGGCACCTATATTTTCGGCGATCTGATGCAGGTTGCTCTAGGGGCACAGTCATTGGAGGATTGTGCTCTAACCGTGAAGGTGACAGTCGTAAGCAGACCTGAACCTGGGAGAGCGGTCATCGATGCAGGAACGAAGGTGTTCACGTCAGATGGAGCAGCTTCGCCAATCGGGACGGGCAAAGGTTATGTCGTTGGCCATCCTGGCATTAAGCTGGCTTGGATGTCAGAGGAGCACGGCGTGCTTGAGCTCGACGACGATGAGCGTGCGCTTGCGATTGGAGACACACTCGAGATTGTGCCCGTTCACTGCTGCGGGGTCATGAACATGGTTGACGAAGTTGCGGCAGTACGTGGTGAAGAAATCGAGGCATTCTGGGAAGTTCAAGGACGAGGGAAATCGAGATAGAAGTTGACAGAGCAATGATCAACTAAATTAATAGCCGTAATGAACAATAGTGAACAATAGGTCTCCTCTATGAGGGGACCTATTGTTTTTTTGATCTTTAGTTGTTTCTAGTATTATCCGATATAGGTAACGTACTCCAATTTCAGTAATAGGACGTGACAATTTGGCTATTCGAATATTTGCTGCAATGCTTGCTATCTGTATCCTTGTTTCTTGGAATTCCCCGTTGCGGGCGTCGGCTGGTGCTTCAGCTAATCGAAGCTCGATACAGCTGATCGTCGATCATCAAGACGTTCATGTGGTCCCTATTATAAAGTCGGGAAGAGTCTATGTACCGTTCCGCCAGATGTGCAACGCGCTGGGATATCCCGTTCAATCCGATGCCGAATCCGGGATGATTACAGGGATGATCAATGGCGAACCTCTGATATTCACGCCGCATTTCGATGAAATCGATTATAAGGACATGAGGTATTTCTCGGATATCGAGCTTCCGATCATCAATGGACAGGCTTATTTTCCAATTTGGGTGTTTGGAATGATTCTTCAGTATTCAGTCGAGTATAACAAGCTCACGAACACAGTTAACTTGATTCCGTACGGTGAAGGCCAGGAAACGGCTATTAAAGAGCTTGTAACCAAATATTATGAAACCTTCAGCCCAAGGCTGTACACTTCCGATAATTTGAAGCGGGGGTATATGAATCTTGATTATGATTTTGAAGCTAATCAATACATGAGCGAGGTTCCGGTTAAGCTGTTTCAGGTGAACATGGATCGAATCGTGTTTAGTTCGTCTACAGAAGCGAAGCTGCAGGTGACTTATACCGAACAAACCGATGTACTAAATCGCAAAGATATCTTTCTATATAAGGTTCGCAGGGAGCATGGCGTTTGGAGAATTGCGGACGATGGTTCGATCTACACCAATTTCGAGCTGCCGGCTGATCTCGATCAGAAAGCCGCTTCGATTCTTGAAGAACATCCAGCTGAGCAACAAGCCGTATTAGCGGATATGCGCACTTATTATAATGCCTTGAATATGGAAATTCCGGAACAGGTCGTGCAATACACCTCTCCATGGAATATCCAAAGGTCGAAT
This window harbors:
- a CDS encoding alanine racemase → MNKSELDTPYVLIDLDVVDRNIARMQDIADRAGVSLRPHVKTHKLPVLAHKQLEAGAAGVTVAKLGEAEVMAAGGVRDILIAFPIVGKQKLDRLIRLAKHVNVTIAVDSFAAAEAISDAALEANMTIGVLVEFDCGFRRIGLETGEQVLELAMQLVQLPGIEIRGIMTFGGQAYQAADESELLRIGREEGQAAVDTAQLLVDAGIAADIVSAGSSPGSQYTAFVPGVTEIQPGTYIFGDLMQVALGAQSLEDCALTVKVTVVSRPEPGRAVIDAGTKVFTSDGAASPIGTGKGYVVGHPGIKLAWMSEEHGVLELDDDERALAIGDTLEIVPVHCCGVMNMVDEVAAVRGEEIEAFWEVQGRGKSR
- a CDS encoding stalk domain-containing protein, giving the protein MAIRIFAAMLAICILVSWNSPLRASAGASANRSSIQLIVDHQDVHVVPIIKSGRVYVPFRQMCNALGYPVQSDAESGMITGMINGEPLIFTPHFDEIDYKDMRYFSDIELPIINGQAYFPIWVFGMILQYSVEYNKLTNTVNLIPYGEGQETAIKELVTKYYETFSPRLYTSDNLKRGYMNLDYDFEANQYMSEVPVKLFQVNMDRIVFSSSTEAKLQVTYTEQTDVLNRKDIFLYKVRREHGVWRIADDGSIYTNFELPADLDQKAASILEEHPAEQQAVLADMRTYYNALNMEIPEQVVQYTSPWNIQRSNELTYGDETWEEQLEAGFKYSDATRIASDERVIFLGKKNAVVHAAVRWNETSPDGEKLEDEYPALIYLEYANGHWNYLDEFDLSLTEDRRNEVHYFE